A genome region from Coffea arabica cultivar ET-39 chromosome 7e, Coffea Arabica ET-39 HiFi, whole genome shotgun sequence includes the following:
- the LOC140010874 gene encoding uncharacterized protein isoform X1, whose translation MDSHKVEDKELEFRPEDSIHFEKYGVSAASVEAEPCVVDIESSNNERWSSYNFPWGKGLEEFSGRLFGNFSLGLEQREVINATMSGRDVFAVMSVVEGSEVTYQLSALLCPGMTLVVVPLPSFIAHLVEHPVLGKKSMDLFGLRKLTERQRIREEHVTERCEFKLLYVTADDTITESKLLLEHLETLYDRGLLARIFIEEVQSVCKRDNRPDYQGLGIFKQKFPTVPLVALASSATDSVRDEVVDILGLVNCIHFKQRLIRSNFRVSSSKQSKRGKCGPTSPKRSLTIEKQNSFGSDSADHNIVDEDLCHDSHVGVESMDLRVVVRSWVIEKSKIGKRQRRQTKLLEELCLLNSIYGENFLLDFNSGIDISIPLRVLLSKDLLKDERTILKINWTETQVGIHIEPRDGVNDPLTFYGKLQSVAEQEHIEGSIKALLNAVREAFNFGEIPIMVGHIIYPKYKREYIEIKILGKGSFGSVYECKVKLDDMSCAIKKIRFAESEKEVQSVINEVKMLCRARHQNVVDYYQAWIEDYREPKNLYSYYDSSSSFGPREKMMYIHMELCKESLEHKLAKEKELHRHMVWSYFRQILEALQYIHGKDLIHRDLKMDNIFIDDIGTVKIGDFGLAMLKDVRSTTNSSPVGAYLYRAPEMKKGECITNKVDMYALGLILFQLFCPRGCSVIQMLKQPALRRQVFKMYKVDETTKRLILELLQTDPLKRPSAADLLQRISSFR comes from the exons ATGGACAGTCACAAGGTTGAAGATAAAGAG CTAGAATTTCGTCCAGAAGATTCAATTCACTTCGAAAAGTATGGAGTTTCAGCAGCATCTGTGGAAGCAGAACCTTGTGTCGTGGATATTGAAAGTTCAAACAATGAAAGATGGAGCAGCTACAACTTTCCATGGGGAAAGGGGCTAGAG GAATTCAGCGGAAGATTATTTGGCAATTTTTCTTTGGGACTGGAGCAAAGAGAAGTGATCAATGCAACTATGAGTGGGCGCGATGTTTTTGCAGTAATGTCAGTTGTAGAAGGAAGCGAAGTGACATATCAG CTCTCTGCTCTTTTATGTCCTGGGATGACTTTGGTTGTTGTCCCACTTCCTTCCTTTATCGCCCATCTAGTTGAACATCCAGTACTG GGAAAAAAATCTATGGATCTATTTGGCTTAAGGAAGCTGACTGAACGACAGAGGATTCGGGAGGAGCATGTGACAGAACGTTGTGAATTCAAGCTGCTATATGTCACCGCTGATGACACAATTACCGA AAGTAAGCTACTTCTGGAACACTTGGAAACTCTATATGATCGTGGATTGCTTGCCAGAATTTTCATTGAAGAAGTTCAATCTGTATGCAAAAGAGATAATAGACCAGATTATCAG GGTCTTGGTATCTTTAAACAGAAGTTTCCAACTGTACCTCTTGTGGCCTTGGCTTCTTCCGCCACAGACAGTGTCAGAGATGAGGTAGTCGATATTTTGGGTCTTGTGAACTGCATTCATTTTAAGCAGAGGCTTATACGCTCGAACTTTCG AGTCTCCTCCTCTAAACAATCTAAACGGGGTAAATGTGGACCAACTTCACCAAAACGCTCATTGACAATAGAAAAGCAGAACTCTTTTGGCTCTGATTCTGCCGATCACAATATTGTTGATGAAGATCTATGTCATGACTCACACGTTGGTGTGGAATCAATGGATTTGCGTGTTGTAGTGCGTTCATGGGTGATAGAAAAATCCAAG ATTGGAAAAAGGCAGAGAAGACAAACAAAGTTATTGGAAGAACTTTGTCTTTT GAATTCAATTTATGGTGAGAACTTTCTTCTCGATTTTAATTCAGGAATTGATATTTCCATTCCACTCAG GGTTCTTCTGTCCAAAGACCTTTTAAAGGATGAAAGGACGATTCTGAAGATCAATTGGACAGAAACACAGGTTGGCATCCATATAGAACCCAGAGATGGAGTAAATGATCCATTGACCTTTTATGGAAAGCTTCAATCAGTG GCTGAGCAAGAGCATATAGAAGGATCGATAAAAGCTCTACTGAACGCGGTGCGGGAGGCATTCAATTTTGGC GAAATTCCTATAATGGTGGGGCACATAATTTACCCAAAGTATAAGCGGGAGTATATTGAAATTAAGATATTAG GAAAGGGTAGCTTTGGAAGCGTGTATGAATGCAAGGTCAAACTTGATGACATGTCTTGTGCTATTAAGAAGATACGTTTTGCCGAATCAGAAAAAGAAGTTCAAAGTGTGATTAATGAAGTCAAAATGCTCTGTCGCGCACGACATCAAAATGTTGTGGACTATTATCAG GCATGGATTGAAGATTACAGAGAACCAAAAAATTTGTATTCTTACTACGATAGTTCCTCTTCATTTGGCCCGAGGGAGAAGATGATGTATATTCATATGGAACTTTGTAAGGA GTCATTGGAGCATAAATTAGCAAAGGAGAAGGAGCTACATAGGCATATGGTATGGAGTTACTTTAGGCAGATTTTGGAGGCTTTACAGTACATACACGGCAAAGATCTTATCCATCGGGACTTGAAGATGGATAACATTTTCATAGATGACATTGGAACAGTGAAAATTGGGGACTTTGGATTAG CTATGCTTAAGGATGTCCGTTCGACCACAAATTCGTCACCAGTTGGTGCGTATCTCTACCGTGCACCTGAAATGAAAAAGGGGGAATGCATCACCAACAAGGTGGACATGTATGCCTTGGGGTTGATTCTCTTCCAGTTGTTTTGTCCCCGGGGATGTTCTGTGATCCAAATGTTGAAACAACCAGCATTGCGTAGGCAAGTTTTCAAAATGTATAAGGTGGATGAAACTACCAAGCGCCTGATCTTGGAGCTACTTCAGACAGATCCATTGAAACGGCCTTCTGCTGCTGA
- the LOC140010874 gene encoding uncharacterized protein isoform X3: protein MDSHKVEDKELEFRPEDSIHFEKYGVSAASVEAEPCVVDIESSNNERWSSYNFPWGKGLEEFSGRLFGNFSLGLEQREVINATMSGRDVFAVMSVVEGSEVTYQGKKSMDLFGLRKLTERQRIREEHVTERCEFKLLYVTADDTITESKLLLEHLETLYDRGLLARIFIEEVQSVCKRDNRPDYQGLGIFKQKFPTVPLVALASSATDSVRDEVVDILGLVNCIHFKQRLIRSNFRVSSSKQSKRGKCGPTSPKRSLTIEKQNSFGSDSADHNIVDEDLCHDSHVGVESMDLRVVVRSWVIEKSKIGKRQRRQTKLLEELCLLNSIYGENFLLDFNSGIDISIPLRVLLSKDLLKDERTILKINWTETQVGIHIEPRDGVNDPLTFYGKLQSVAEQEHIEGSIKALLNAVREAFNFGEIPIMVGHIIYPKYKREYIEIKILGKGSFGSVYECKVKLDDMSCAIKKIRFAESEKEVQSVINEVKMLCRARHQNVVDYYQAWIEDYREPKNLYSYYDSSSSFGPREKMMYIHMELCKESLEHKLAKEKELHRHMVWSYFRQILEALQYIHGKDLIHRDLKMDNIFIDDIGTVKIGDFGLAMLKDVRSTTNSSPVGAYLYRAPEMKKGECITNKVDMYALGLILFQLFCPRGCSVIQMLKQPALRRQVFKMYKVDETTKRLILELLQTDPLKRPSAADLLQRISSFR from the exons ATGGACAGTCACAAGGTTGAAGATAAAGAG CTAGAATTTCGTCCAGAAGATTCAATTCACTTCGAAAAGTATGGAGTTTCAGCAGCATCTGTGGAAGCAGAACCTTGTGTCGTGGATATTGAAAGTTCAAACAATGAAAGATGGAGCAGCTACAACTTTCCATGGGGAAAGGGGCTAGAG GAATTCAGCGGAAGATTATTTGGCAATTTTTCTTTGGGACTGGAGCAAAGAGAAGTGATCAATGCAACTATGAGTGGGCGCGATGTTTTTGCAGTAATGTCAGTTGTAGAAGGAAGCGAAGTGACATATCAG GGAAAAAAATCTATGGATCTATTTGGCTTAAGGAAGCTGACTGAACGACAGAGGATTCGGGAGGAGCATGTGACAGAACGTTGTGAATTCAAGCTGCTATATGTCACCGCTGATGACACAATTACCGA AAGTAAGCTACTTCTGGAACACTTGGAAACTCTATATGATCGTGGATTGCTTGCCAGAATTTTCATTGAAGAAGTTCAATCTGTATGCAAAAGAGATAATAGACCAGATTATCAG GGTCTTGGTATCTTTAAACAGAAGTTTCCAACTGTACCTCTTGTGGCCTTGGCTTCTTCCGCCACAGACAGTGTCAGAGATGAGGTAGTCGATATTTTGGGTCTTGTGAACTGCATTCATTTTAAGCAGAGGCTTATACGCTCGAACTTTCG AGTCTCCTCCTCTAAACAATCTAAACGGGGTAAATGTGGACCAACTTCACCAAAACGCTCATTGACAATAGAAAAGCAGAACTCTTTTGGCTCTGATTCTGCCGATCACAATATTGTTGATGAAGATCTATGTCATGACTCACACGTTGGTGTGGAATCAATGGATTTGCGTGTTGTAGTGCGTTCATGGGTGATAGAAAAATCCAAG ATTGGAAAAAGGCAGAGAAGACAAACAAAGTTATTGGAAGAACTTTGTCTTTT GAATTCAATTTATGGTGAGAACTTTCTTCTCGATTTTAATTCAGGAATTGATATTTCCATTCCACTCAG GGTTCTTCTGTCCAAAGACCTTTTAAAGGATGAAAGGACGATTCTGAAGATCAATTGGACAGAAACACAGGTTGGCATCCATATAGAACCCAGAGATGGAGTAAATGATCCATTGACCTTTTATGGAAAGCTTCAATCAGTG GCTGAGCAAGAGCATATAGAAGGATCGATAAAAGCTCTACTGAACGCGGTGCGGGAGGCATTCAATTTTGGC GAAATTCCTATAATGGTGGGGCACATAATTTACCCAAAGTATAAGCGGGAGTATATTGAAATTAAGATATTAG GAAAGGGTAGCTTTGGAAGCGTGTATGAATGCAAGGTCAAACTTGATGACATGTCTTGTGCTATTAAGAAGATACGTTTTGCCGAATCAGAAAAAGAAGTTCAAAGTGTGATTAATGAAGTCAAAATGCTCTGTCGCGCACGACATCAAAATGTTGTGGACTATTATCAG GCATGGATTGAAGATTACAGAGAACCAAAAAATTTGTATTCTTACTACGATAGTTCCTCTTCATTTGGCCCGAGGGAGAAGATGATGTATATTCATATGGAACTTTGTAAGGA GTCATTGGAGCATAAATTAGCAAAGGAGAAGGAGCTACATAGGCATATGGTATGGAGTTACTTTAGGCAGATTTTGGAGGCTTTACAGTACATACACGGCAAAGATCTTATCCATCGGGACTTGAAGATGGATAACATTTTCATAGATGACATTGGAACAGTGAAAATTGGGGACTTTGGATTAG CTATGCTTAAGGATGTCCGTTCGACCACAAATTCGTCACCAGTTGGTGCGTATCTCTACCGTGCACCTGAAATGAAAAAGGGGGAATGCATCACCAACAAGGTGGACATGTATGCCTTGGGGTTGATTCTCTTCCAGTTGTTTTGTCCCCGGGGATGTTCTGTGATCCAAATGTTGAAACAACCAGCATTGCGTAGGCAAGTTTTCAAAATGTATAAGGTGGATGAAACTACCAAGCGCCTGATCTTGGAGCTACTTCAGACAGATCCATTGAAACGGCCTTCTGCTGCTGA
- the LOC140010874 gene encoding uncharacterized protein isoform X2 has translation MDSHKVEDKELEFRPEDSIHFEKYGVSAASVEAEPCVVDIESSNNERWSSYNFPWGKGLEEFSGRLFGNFSLGLEQREVINATMSGRDVFAVMSVVEGSEVTYQLSALLCPGMTLVVVPLPSFIAHLVEHPVLGKKSMDLFGLRKLTERQRIREEHVTERCEFKLLYVTADDTITESKLLLEHLETLYDRGLLARIFIEEVQSVCKRDNRPDYQGLGIFKQKFPTVPLVALASSATDSVRDEVVDILGLVNCIHFKQRLIRSNFRVSSSKQSKRGKCGPTSPKRSLTIEKQNSFGSDSADHNIVDEDLCHDSHVGVESMDLRVVVRSWVIEKSKIGKRQRRQTKLLEELCLLNSIYGENFLLDFNSGIDISIPLRVLLSKDLLKDERTILKINWTETQVGIHIEPRDGVNDPLTFYGKLQSAEQEHIEGSIKALLNAVREAFNFGEIPIMVGHIIYPKYKREYIEIKILGKGSFGSVYECKVKLDDMSCAIKKIRFAESEKEVQSVINEVKMLCRARHQNVVDYYQAWIEDYREPKNLYSYYDSSSSFGPREKMMYIHMELCKESLEHKLAKEKELHRHMVWSYFRQILEALQYIHGKDLIHRDLKMDNIFIDDIGTVKIGDFGLAMLKDVRSTTNSSPVGAYLYRAPEMKKGECITNKVDMYALGLILFQLFCPRGCSVIQMLKQPALRRQVFKMYKVDETTKRLILELLQTDPLKRPSAADLLQRISSFR, from the exons ATGGACAGTCACAAGGTTGAAGATAAAGAG CTAGAATTTCGTCCAGAAGATTCAATTCACTTCGAAAAGTATGGAGTTTCAGCAGCATCTGTGGAAGCAGAACCTTGTGTCGTGGATATTGAAAGTTCAAACAATGAAAGATGGAGCAGCTACAACTTTCCATGGGGAAAGGGGCTAGAG GAATTCAGCGGAAGATTATTTGGCAATTTTTCTTTGGGACTGGAGCAAAGAGAAGTGATCAATGCAACTATGAGTGGGCGCGATGTTTTTGCAGTAATGTCAGTTGTAGAAGGAAGCGAAGTGACATATCAG CTCTCTGCTCTTTTATGTCCTGGGATGACTTTGGTTGTTGTCCCACTTCCTTCCTTTATCGCCCATCTAGTTGAACATCCAGTACTG GGAAAAAAATCTATGGATCTATTTGGCTTAAGGAAGCTGACTGAACGACAGAGGATTCGGGAGGAGCATGTGACAGAACGTTGTGAATTCAAGCTGCTATATGTCACCGCTGATGACACAATTACCGA AAGTAAGCTACTTCTGGAACACTTGGAAACTCTATATGATCGTGGATTGCTTGCCAGAATTTTCATTGAAGAAGTTCAATCTGTATGCAAAAGAGATAATAGACCAGATTATCAG GGTCTTGGTATCTTTAAACAGAAGTTTCCAACTGTACCTCTTGTGGCCTTGGCTTCTTCCGCCACAGACAGTGTCAGAGATGAGGTAGTCGATATTTTGGGTCTTGTGAACTGCATTCATTTTAAGCAGAGGCTTATACGCTCGAACTTTCG AGTCTCCTCCTCTAAACAATCTAAACGGGGTAAATGTGGACCAACTTCACCAAAACGCTCATTGACAATAGAAAAGCAGAACTCTTTTGGCTCTGATTCTGCCGATCACAATATTGTTGATGAAGATCTATGTCATGACTCACACGTTGGTGTGGAATCAATGGATTTGCGTGTTGTAGTGCGTTCATGGGTGATAGAAAAATCCAAG ATTGGAAAAAGGCAGAGAAGACAAACAAAGTTATTGGAAGAACTTTGTCTTTT GAATTCAATTTATGGTGAGAACTTTCTTCTCGATTTTAATTCAGGAATTGATATTTCCATTCCACTCAG GGTTCTTCTGTCCAAAGACCTTTTAAAGGATGAAAGGACGATTCTGAAGATCAATTGGACAGAAACACAGGTTGGCATCCATATAGAACCCAGAGATGGAGTAAATGATCCATTGACCTTTTATGGAAAGCTTCAATCA GCTGAGCAAGAGCATATAGAAGGATCGATAAAAGCTCTACTGAACGCGGTGCGGGAGGCATTCAATTTTGGC GAAATTCCTATAATGGTGGGGCACATAATTTACCCAAAGTATAAGCGGGAGTATATTGAAATTAAGATATTAG GAAAGGGTAGCTTTGGAAGCGTGTATGAATGCAAGGTCAAACTTGATGACATGTCTTGTGCTATTAAGAAGATACGTTTTGCCGAATCAGAAAAAGAAGTTCAAAGTGTGATTAATGAAGTCAAAATGCTCTGTCGCGCACGACATCAAAATGTTGTGGACTATTATCAG GCATGGATTGAAGATTACAGAGAACCAAAAAATTTGTATTCTTACTACGATAGTTCCTCTTCATTTGGCCCGAGGGAGAAGATGATGTATATTCATATGGAACTTTGTAAGGA GTCATTGGAGCATAAATTAGCAAAGGAGAAGGAGCTACATAGGCATATGGTATGGAGTTACTTTAGGCAGATTTTGGAGGCTTTACAGTACATACACGGCAAAGATCTTATCCATCGGGACTTGAAGATGGATAACATTTTCATAGATGACATTGGAACAGTGAAAATTGGGGACTTTGGATTAG CTATGCTTAAGGATGTCCGTTCGACCACAAATTCGTCACCAGTTGGTGCGTATCTCTACCGTGCACCTGAAATGAAAAAGGGGGAATGCATCACCAACAAGGTGGACATGTATGCCTTGGGGTTGATTCTCTTCCAGTTGTTTTGTCCCCGGGGATGTTCTGTGATCCAAATGTTGAAACAACCAGCATTGCGTAGGCAAGTTTTCAAAATGTATAAGGTGGATGAAACTACCAAGCGCCTGATCTTGGAGCTACTTCAGACAGATCCATTGAAACGGCCTTCTGCTGCTGA
- the LOC140010874 gene encoding uncharacterized protein isoform X4, with protein sequence MDSHKVEDKELEFRPEDSIHFEKYGVSAASVEAEPCVVDIESSNNERWSSYNFPWGKGLEEFSGRLFGNFSLGLEQREVINATMSGRDVFAVMSVVEGSEVTYQLSALLCPGMTLVVVPLPSFIAHLVEHPVLGKKSMDLFGLRKLTERQRIREEHVTERCEFKLLYVTADDTITESKLLLEHLETLYDRGLLARIFIEEVQSVCKRDNRPDYQGLGIFKQKFPTVPLVALASSATDSVRDEVVDILGLVNCIHFKQRLIRSNFRVSSSKQSKRGKCGPTSPKRSLTIEKQNSFGSDSADHNIVDEDLCHDSHVGVESMDLRVVVRSWVIEKSKIGKRQRRQTKLLEELCLLNSIYGENFLLDFNSGIDISIPLRVLLSKDLLKDERTILKINWTETQVGIHIEPRDGVNDPLTFYGKLQSVAEQEHIEGSIKALLNAVREAFNFGEIPIMVGHIIYPKYKREYIEIKILGKGSFGSVYECKVKLDDMSCAIKKIRFAESEKEVQSVINEVKMLCRARHQNVVDYYQAWIEDYREPKNLYSYYDSSSSFGPREKMMYIHMELCHWSIN encoded by the exons ATGGACAGTCACAAGGTTGAAGATAAAGAG CTAGAATTTCGTCCAGAAGATTCAATTCACTTCGAAAAGTATGGAGTTTCAGCAGCATCTGTGGAAGCAGAACCTTGTGTCGTGGATATTGAAAGTTCAAACAATGAAAGATGGAGCAGCTACAACTTTCCATGGGGAAAGGGGCTAGAG GAATTCAGCGGAAGATTATTTGGCAATTTTTCTTTGGGACTGGAGCAAAGAGAAGTGATCAATGCAACTATGAGTGGGCGCGATGTTTTTGCAGTAATGTCAGTTGTAGAAGGAAGCGAAGTGACATATCAG CTCTCTGCTCTTTTATGTCCTGGGATGACTTTGGTTGTTGTCCCACTTCCTTCCTTTATCGCCCATCTAGTTGAACATCCAGTACTG GGAAAAAAATCTATGGATCTATTTGGCTTAAGGAAGCTGACTGAACGACAGAGGATTCGGGAGGAGCATGTGACAGAACGTTGTGAATTCAAGCTGCTATATGTCACCGCTGATGACACAATTACCGA AAGTAAGCTACTTCTGGAACACTTGGAAACTCTATATGATCGTGGATTGCTTGCCAGAATTTTCATTGAAGAAGTTCAATCTGTATGCAAAAGAGATAATAGACCAGATTATCAG GGTCTTGGTATCTTTAAACAGAAGTTTCCAACTGTACCTCTTGTGGCCTTGGCTTCTTCCGCCACAGACAGTGTCAGAGATGAGGTAGTCGATATTTTGGGTCTTGTGAACTGCATTCATTTTAAGCAGAGGCTTATACGCTCGAACTTTCG AGTCTCCTCCTCTAAACAATCTAAACGGGGTAAATGTGGACCAACTTCACCAAAACGCTCATTGACAATAGAAAAGCAGAACTCTTTTGGCTCTGATTCTGCCGATCACAATATTGTTGATGAAGATCTATGTCATGACTCACACGTTGGTGTGGAATCAATGGATTTGCGTGTTGTAGTGCGTTCATGGGTGATAGAAAAATCCAAG ATTGGAAAAAGGCAGAGAAGACAAACAAAGTTATTGGAAGAACTTTGTCTTTT GAATTCAATTTATGGTGAGAACTTTCTTCTCGATTTTAATTCAGGAATTGATATTTCCATTCCACTCAG GGTTCTTCTGTCCAAAGACCTTTTAAAGGATGAAAGGACGATTCTGAAGATCAATTGGACAGAAACACAGGTTGGCATCCATATAGAACCCAGAGATGGAGTAAATGATCCATTGACCTTTTATGGAAAGCTTCAATCAGTG GCTGAGCAAGAGCATATAGAAGGATCGATAAAAGCTCTACTGAACGCGGTGCGGGAGGCATTCAATTTTGGC GAAATTCCTATAATGGTGGGGCACATAATTTACCCAAAGTATAAGCGGGAGTATATTGAAATTAAGATATTAG GAAAGGGTAGCTTTGGAAGCGTGTATGAATGCAAGGTCAAACTTGATGACATGTCTTGTGCTATTAAGAAGATACGTTTTGCCGAATCAGAAAAAGAAGTTCAAAGTGTGATTAATGAAGTCAAAATGCTCTGTCGCGCACGACATCAAAATGTTGTGGACTATTATCAG GCATGGATTGAAGATTACAGAGAACCAAAAAATTTGTATTCTTACTACGATAGTTCCTCTTCATTTGGCCCGAGGGAGAAGATGATGTATATTCATATGGAACTTT GTCATTGGAGCATAAATTAG